One stretch of Acidobacteriota bacterium DNA includes these proteins:
- a CDS encoding response regulator transcription factor — MTDLTEREQQIVALLVQGSRNKDIARRFGTREQTVKNQLTRIFAKTGTRSRLELVLLAMKRGVAAPPMRQRVAAGEWGE; from the coding sequence ATGACAGATCTCACGGAGAGGGAACAGCAGATCGTCGCTCTGCTCGTTCAAGGCAGCCGCAACAAGGACATCGCCCGCCGCTTTGGCACCCGCGAACAGACGGTCAAGAACCAGCTCACGAGGATCTTCGCGAAAACCGGAACCCGAAGCCGGCTCGAGCTGGTGCTGCTGGCGATGAAGAGGGGAGTCGCCGCACCACCGATGCGGCAACGGGTCGCGGCAGGGGAATGGGGTGAGTGA
- the ligD gene encoding DNA ligase D → MPRATPAARKCTPAAYAPMLATLADGPLQGDGWVYEPKYDGIRAIAELDPRGSVRLWSRLGNEKTTQFPDIATALARVARAFGKPVVLDGEIVALDARGNPAGFQKLQGRIHLIGSTDIAGASGAAPTAFIAFDILRDGATDLRPLPLGERRAKLEARMMRLRDARVRISEQAVGDGRALYERASKEGWEGLIAKDVRSPYQSGRRSPAWRKLKLVKRQEFVVGGWTEPRRTRTHFGALLLGVYDDAGALQYVGHMGTGFDQKELARVHALLKARETRESPFAARVKTNEPAHWVRPDLVAEVKFSEWTSEGKLRHPVYLGLRDDKRAEGVGREGSRGSKGSRGSKGSKGSKGSSSIVVNLSNLLLALESSREDGTVELPNGDRVGVTNLSKVFWPQGTITKGELLRYYVEVSPYLLPAVQDRPLVMKRFPNGIEGQAFYQQQQRREQPPAGVRIEALPDEVDPIGEAGARRFVGGSLTTLLYMTQIAAISQDPWFSRVQSPLDADYAAIDLDPADDATFARVLDVARWVRDELQRVGIPGYPKTSGASGLHIYIPLPPHTSYESGQLLCQIVATMVATRHPKAATVERAVRARPRGTVYVDYLQNILGKTLATAYSARASTFAGVSTPLEWREVDAGVDPRDFTVRTAPARFREKGDLWAGLRTGKPADLHAVLKKYGGQ, encoded by the coding sequence ATGCCGCGCGCGACACCCGCTGCACGAAAATGCACGCCGGCTGCGTACGCCCCGATGCTGGCGACGCTCGCCGACGGCCCGCTGCAGGGCGACGGCTGGGTTTACGAGCCGAAGTACGACGGCATCCGAGCCATTGCCGAGCTGGATCCGCGGGGATCGGTGCGGCTCTGGTCGCGCCTCGGCAACGAAAAAACTACTCAATTCCCCGATATCGCTACAGCGCTCGCCCGTGTCGCGCGCGCGTTCGGGAAGCCGGTCGTGCTGGACGGCGAGATCGTCGCGCTCGACGCGCGGGGGAATCCCGCGGGCTTTCAGAAGCTGCAGGGGCGGATCCACCTCATCGGCTCGACCGACATCGCCGGCGCCAGCGGCGCCGCGCCCACGGCGTTCATCGCGTTCGACATCCTGCGCGACGGCGCCACCGATCTGCGCCCCCTGCCCCTTGGCGAGCGGCGCGCGAAGCTCGAGGCACGGATGATGCGACTCCGCGACGCTCGCGTGCGCATCAGCGAGCAGGCCGTTGGCGACGGCCGCGCGCTGTACGAGCGCGCGAGTAAAGAAGGATGGGAGGGACTGATCGCGAAAGACGTCCGATCGCCGTACCAGAGCGGCCGCCGCAGCCCGGCCTGGCGCAAGCTCAAACTGGTCAAGCGCCAGGAGTTTGTCGTGGGCGGCTGGACCGAGCCGCGCCGGACGCGAACGCACTTCGGCGCGCTGCTGCTTGGCGTGTACGACGATGCCGGCGCGCTCCAGTACGTCGGGCACATGGGCACGGGGTTCGATCAGAAGGAGCTGGCGCGCGTCCATGCGCTGCTGAAGGCGCGCGAGACGCGCGAGTCGCCGTTCGCGGCGCGCGTGAAAACGAACGAGCCGGCGCACTGGGTGCGCCCGGACCTGGTCGCGGAGGTGAAGTTCAGCGAGTGGACGTCGGAGGGAAAGCTGCGGCACCCGGTGTACCTGGGGTTGAGGGATGACAAGCGGGCGGAGGGGGTGGGGAGAGAGGGTTCGAGGGGTTCGAAGGGTTCGAGGGGTTCGAAGGGTTCGAAGGGTTCGAAGGGTTCGAGTTCGATCGTCGTGAACCTCTCGAACCTCTTGCTGGCACTTGAATCCTCCCGCGAGGACGGCACCGTCGAACTCCCGAACGGCGACCGCGTGGGTGTCACGAACCTGTCGAAAGTCTTCTGGCCGCAGGGGACGATCACCAAGGGGGAGCTGCTGCGCTACTACGTCGAGGTCTCGCCGTACCTGCTCCCCGCCGTGCAGGATCGCCCGCTCGTGATGAAACGGTTTCCGAACGGCATCGAGGGGCAGGCGTTCTATCAGCAGCAGCAGCGCCGCGAGCAGCCGCCGGCCGGCGTGCGAATCGAGGCATTGCCCGACGAGGTCGATCCGATCGGCGAGGCGGGCGCGCGGCGCTTCGTCGGCGGATCGCTCACGACGCTCCTGTACATGACGCAGATTGCCGCGATCTCGCAGGACCCGTGGTTCTCGCGCGTGCAGTCGCCGCTCGACGCCGATTACGCGGCCATCGATCTCGATCCGGCGGATGACGCGACGTTCGCGCGCGTCCTCGACGTGGCGCGCTGGGTGCGCGACGAGTTGCAGCGGGTCGGGATCCCCGGCTATCCGAAGACGTCGGGCGCGAGCGGCCTGCACATCTACATCCCGCTGCCGCCGCACACGTCGTACGAATCCGGCCAGCTGCTCTGCCAGATCGTCGCCACAATGGTCGCGACGCGGCACCCGAAGGCCGCCACCGTCGAGCGCGCCGTCCGCGCGCGGCCGCGCGGGACCGTCTACGTCGATTACCTGCAGAACATCCTCGGCAAGACACTCGCGACCGCCTACAGCGCGCGCGCGAGCACCTTCGCCGGCGTCTCGACCCCGCTCGAATGGCGGGAGGTTGACGCCGGCGTCGACCCGCGCGACTTCACCGTGCGCACCGCGCCCGCCAGATTCAGGGAGAAGGGAGACCTGTGGGCAGGACTCCGCACGGGGAAGCCCGCCGATCTCCACGCGGTGCTGAAGAAGTACGGCGGCCAGTGA
- a CDS encoding SpoIIE family protein phosphatase: MIAFSIGVSDPSGVAEARRLVRMVAHDSGLSETDAGRAAIVATEAATNLVKHAPGGELIVRAGGTPQLPVLDLLAVDRGRGMANLAECLRDGYTTAGTAGNGLGAIVRQSSEFDAYSRPGRGTVILSRIAATNAVLDPPDRLQVAGLSLRKKGQHACGDNWTWAAGGGATTILVADGLGHGETAADAANEAVTVFQQSPLDSPVEVLDRVHRALLKTRGAAAIARIDHGRGTLTYAGVGNIAATIETDASPRHPVSRHGTLGHQVRRLQDFAYPWSPTDVLVMHSDGASAHWSLAAYPGLRGRHPLVIAAVLLRDLGRDDATVVVARAAPGHAGGDGIAP, encoded by the coding sequence ATGATAGCGTTTTCCATCGGTGTCTCGGATCCGAGCGGCGTCGCCGAAGCGCGCCGGCTCGTACGGATGGTGGCCCACGACAGCGGCCTGTCGGAGACCGACGCCGGGCGCGCGGCGATCGTCGCCACCGAAGCGGCCACCAACCTGGTGAAGCACGCGCCCGGCGGCGAGCTGATTGTCCGCGCGGGGGGGACGCCGCAGTTGCCCGTGCTCGACCTGCTGGCGGTCGATCGGGGACGCGGCATGGCGAACCTGGCCGAGTGCCTTCGCGACGGCTACACGACCGCCGGCACGGCGGGGAACGGGTTGGGGGCGATCGTGCGGCAGTCGAGCGAGTTCGACGCGTACTCGCGCCCCGGGCGCGGCACGGTGATCCTCTCGCGCATCGCCGCGACCAACGCGGTCCTCGATCCCCCGGATCGCCTGCAGGTGGCCGGGCTGTCGCTGCGCAAGAAGGGGCAGCACGCCTGCGGCGACAACTGGACGTGGGCGGCCGGCGGCGGCGCGACGACGATCCTCGTGGCCGACGGCCTGGGGCACGGCGAGACCGCCGCGGATGCCGCCAACGAAGCGGTGACGGTGTTCCAGCAGTCGCCGCTCGACTCGCCTGTCGAGGTGCTCGATCGCGTCCATCGCGCGCTGCTGAAGACGCGCGGGGCGGCGGCGATCGCGCGGATCGACCACGGCCGCGGCACGCTCACCTACGCGGGGGTCGGGAACATCGCCGCGACCATCGAGACCGACGCGTCGCCGAGGCACCCGGTCTCCCGGCACGGGACCCTGGGCCATCAGGTCCGCCGTTTGCAGGATTTCGCCTACCCGTGGAGCCCTACTGACGTGCTGGTCATGCACAGCGACGGCGCGAGCGCCCACTGGTCGCTCGCCGCGTACCCCGGCCTGAGGGGGCGGCACCCGCTCGTGATTGCGGCCGTGCTGCTGCGCGACCTCGGCCGCGACGACGCGACGGTCGTCGTGGCCCGCGCGGCACCGGGCCATGCCGGCGGGGACGGGATCGCTCCGTG
- a CDS encoding GGDEF domain-containing protein produces the protein MQRHLALGPAAEAELLAVVDAVVAQQRQLLEQSKAEAIRALSEGFAQKLADLQRELSEKESTVNTIARYFEEVVADLSDRSHRDPKTKLLNFDWFMERLESFLGAEQRARWCAIGVVDITSFKAYNDTLGHAVGDRIIERVAKILGEQIRSEDLLALERPVARDLHARFGGDEYCFMIPDLPGHSEAEHIAARFKNAVEGFDWTREDRRLADRPVRVDVGVVVLRLGAVDERRGVARKLAADLIHWADQLMYSAKGQRASHIYMICTRVVDGELLEVPDQEAVRLHSGAGAGFPAYED, from the coding sequence GTGCAGCGGCACCTCGCGCTCGGCCCTGCGGCCGAAGCGGAGTTGCTCGCCGTGGTCGATGCCGTTGTCGCCCAGCAACGGCAGCTGCTGGAGCAATCAAAGGCAGAGGCCATCCGCGCGCTCTCGGAAGGGTTCGCGCAGAAGCTCGCGGACCTGCAGCGCGAACTGAGCGAGAAGGAATCCACCGTCAATACCATCGCCCGGTACTTCGAGGAGGTCGTTGCGGATCTCAGCGATCGATCCCACCGCGATCCGAAGACGAAGCTGCTCAACTTCGACTGGTTCATGGAGCGCCTGGAGAGCTTCCTCGGCGCCGAGCAGCGCGCGCGCTGGTGCGCGATTGGCGTGGTCGACATCACGAGCTTCAAGGCCTACAACGACACGCTTGGGCACGCGGTGGGCGACCGCATCATCGAGCGGGTGGCGAAGATCCTCGGCGAGCAGATTCGATCCGAGGACCTGCTGGCGCTGGAGCGGCCGGTCGCGCGCGACCTGCACGCGCGCTTCGGCGGCGACGAGTACTGCTTCATGATCCCCGACCTGCCCGGCCACAGCGAGGCGGAGCACATCGCGGCGCGCTTCAAGAACGCCGTGGAGGGGTTCGACTGGACGCGCGAGGACCGGCGTCTCGCCGACCGCCCGGTGAGGGTGGACGTGGGGGTCGTCGTGCTCCGGCTGGGGGCCGTGGACGAGCGCCGCGGCGTCGCCCGCAAGCTCGCGGCGGATCTGATCCACTGGGCGGACCAGTTGATGTATTCCGCCAAGGGGCAGCGCGCCTCGCATATCTACATGATTTGCACGCGGGTCGTGGATGGCGAGCTGCTAGAGGTCCCCGACCAGGAGGCGGTGCGCCTCCACTCAGGCGCCGGCGCGGGTTTCCCCGCGTACGAGGACTAG
- a CDS encoding response regulator transcription factor produces MNSARILVIDDESDMRVILRDNLEFENYRVLTAVTGEEGLELGLRERPDVVLLDVMLPKMTGYDVCRQFRARGFTSPIIMLTARHADVDRITGLDLGADDYIGKPFSVGEMLARVRVQLRRRHEQSGDPSEVFHFGDVSVDLRRHAVKRNGRRLELSSREFRLLAYFVARRGELMTREEILSDVWGYRHCPPTRTVDNYVMKLRTRLEVDPAHPEFFLTVYGTGYRLAVPRAGAGVRRRQSFDN; encoded by the coding sequence ATGAACTCCGCTCGCATCCTGGTGATCGACGACGAATCCGACATGCGTGTGATCCTGCGCGACAACCTGGAGTTCGAGAACTACCGCGTGCTCACGGCCGTCACGGGCGAGGAAGGACTCGAGCTGGGACTCCGCGAGCGTCCCGACGTCGTGCTGCTGGATGTCATGCTGCCGAAGATGACGGGGTACGACGTCTGCAGGCAGTTCCGCGCCCGTGGCTTCACGTCTCCCATCATCATGTTGACCGCCCGCCACGCGGACGTTGACCGGATCACCGGGCTCGACCTCGGCGCAGACGACTACATCGGCAAGCCGTTTTCCGTCGGCGAGATGCTCGCCAGGGTCCGCGTCCAGCTTCGCAGGCGGCACGAGCAGAGCGGTGACCCGTCCGAGGTGTTTCACTTCGGCGATGTGTCGGTCGATCTCCGCAGGCACGCCGTGAAGCGGAACGGCCGGCGCCTGGAGCTGTCATCCCGGGAGTTCCGGTTGCTGGCCTACTTCGTCGCGCGGCGGGGCGAACTGATGACGCGCGAGGAGATCCTCAGCGACGTCTGGGGTTATCGCCACTGTCCCCCGACGCGCACCGTGGACAACTACGTGATGAAGCTTCGGACAAGGCTCGAGGTCGATCCGGCGCACCCGGAGTTCTTCCTGACGGTTTATGGCACGGGGTACCGGCTGGCGGTCCCGCGCGCCGGCGCCGGCGTGAGGCGGAGACAATCCTTTGACAATTGA
- a CDS encoding carboxypeptidase regulatory-like domain-containing protein, which translates to MKKTSRAIRATALTLMWLAGAASASGQVTTATILGTVTDTTGGILPGATIVIKNTETGLTRTALADSSGRYREAQLPTGTYSVTASLEGFGSQVRENLRLAVGSEVVMNFTMGLSELKETVVVSGGAPMVETSSTEVSALVDERMIRSLPLNARDIQQLAVLQPGVQQNNYHNFGTQMVVSGTRPEHNRFLLNGVDMTFTFTTSPVSAAGIVMGVEAVEEFKLLVGQYSAAYGEKAGGVMNTVTKSGTNSFRGTLYEFHRNDTFDTKNYFDRGTNPPFNRNQFGASTGGPIFRGKTFFFSNYEGFRQELGLSHLAIVPDARARLGYLPDRANPGRELFVGVNPVVAPYMALMPVPNGRTFGDGTAEFFSNPEQNIEEDFFTLRLDQHMGEHNQLYGVYTGDWSEEFTPSENPTFAEARTYDRHIVSVQNVHTFGSTFLNTTRFGYNKTWYFHRTDTTVPIDRSLYFVPEPFFAPTEVGQFGQVSITGLKGLGEGLTGTTISPRWFDYQMMSLNTDFTYTRGAHSFQFGAVYKRTWDDTVVANPAARGQYTFLTLQSFLQGRPNTFSFRGPDVDAIRRNWRNQLFGVYLEDNLRARSNLTMNVGVRYEMMFGPDEQEGKISNLRGGLLDPAPTVGKPYFKQPRALFAPRLGLNWDMFGDGTTSLRGGAGIFYDQINTWYYFLQGPSNGPFSIGITIPNPPFPNALAVDPAKSLPDFGAVQYDAKAPTKYSYDLTLQRELGWSTAIMVAYVGSQSRYLGRTGNQNLFQPQVLGDGSLFWPATGGQRPNPNFRSISILSFDATSSYNSMQVTLDRRSTRGLAMRANYTLSSCTDDASNEFGGGSLNGGASLQYSGDRSSSRGPCSFNNRHSMNITTTWQLPGRDLPGVLGSVFGGWEWNTITSLRSGVPFELSLGYHNSRQGELGAGPDRPSWAPGCDADNAINGRPEQWFNPECFVAAPPGTLGNVGSRVLTGPGLFTSDWSFSKFFEMGRSRRLELRAEIFNVFNRANFSVPTGRTIFRAPGQRVASAGVITRTITPSRQAQFGVKLAF; encoded by the coding sequence GTGAAGAAGACGTCGCGTGCGATCCGCGCCACGGCGCTGACGCTCATGTGGCTGGCAGGCGCCGCCTCCGCTTCGGGGCAGGTCACGACGGCGACGATTCTCGGCACCGTCACGGACACCACCGGCGGCATCCTGCCAGGAGCCACCATTGTCATCAAGAACACCGAAACCGGCCTGACGCGTACGGCCCTCGCCGACTCCTCAGGCCGCTACCGCGAGGCGCAACTGCCGACCGGGACGTACTCGGTCACCGCCTCGCTCGAAGGCTTCGGGTCGCAGGTGCGCGAGAACCTGCGGCTCGCGGTGGGCAGCGAAGTCGTCATGAACTTCACGATGGGCCTCAGTGAGTTGAAGGAGACCGTCGTGGTGTCGGGGGGCGCCCCGATGGTGGAGACGTCGAGCACGGAGGTCTCCGCGCTGGTCGACGAGCGCATGATCCGCTCGCTGCCCCTCAACGCGCGCGACATCCAGCAGCTCGCGGTGCTGCAGCCCGGAGTGCAGCAGAACAACTACCACAATTTCGGCACGCAGATGGTGGTCAGCGGCACGCGGCCGGAGCACAACCGCTTCCTGCTGAACGGCGTCGACATGACGTTCACCTTCACCACCTCGCCGGTGAGCGCCGCCGGGATCGTGATGGGCGTCGAGGCGGTCGAGGAGTTCAAGCTGCTGGTCGGCCAGTACAGCGCCGCGTACGGCGAGAAGGCCGGCGGCGTGATGAACACGGTGACCAAGTCGGGCACGAACAGCTTCCGCGGCACGCTCTACGAGTTCCACCGCAACGACACCTTCGACACGAAGAACTATTTCGATCGGGGGACCAACCCGCCGTTCAACCGCAACCAGTTCGGCGCGTCGACGGGAGGGCCGATCTTCCGGGGCAAGACGTTCTTCTTCTCGAACTACGAGGGCTTCCGCCAGGAGCTCGGCCTCTCGCACCTGGCCATCGTCCCCGATGCCAGGGCGCGTCTTGGGTACCTGCCGGATCGCGCGAACCCCGGCCGCGAACTGTTCGTCGGTGTGAACCCGGTCGTGGCTCCGTACATGGCGCTGATGCCCGTTCCGAACGGACGGACGTTCGGGGACGGAACGGCGGAGTTCTTCAGCAATCCGGAGCAGAACATCGAGGAGGATTTCTTCACGCTGCGCCTCGATCAGCACATGGGCGAGCACAACCAGTTATACGGCGTATACACAGGCGACTGGTCCGAGGAGTTCACGCCGAGCGAGAATCCGACCTTCGCCGAGGCGCGGACCTACGACCGCCACATCGTCAGCGTGCAGAACGTGCACACGTTCGGTTCCACGTTCCTGAATACGACGCGGTTCGGCTACAACAAGACCTGGTATTTCCACCGCACGGACACGACGGTTCCGATCGACCGCTCGCTGTACTTCGTCCCCGAGCCCTTCTTTGCCCCCACCGAGGTGGGGCAATTCGGGCAGGTGTCGATTACCGGGCTCAAGGGACTCGGCGAAGGGCTCACCGGCACCACGATCTCGCCGCGCTGGTTCGACTACCAGATGATGAGCCTCAACACCGACTTCACGTACACGCGGGGCGCGCACTCGTTCCAGTTCGGCGCCGTGTACAAGCGGACGTGGGACGACACCGTGGTCGCCAATCCGGCCGCCCGCGGCCAGTACACGTTCCTGACGCTCCAGAGCTTCCTCCAGGGGCGCCCCAACACGTTCAGCTTCCGCGGCCCCGACGTGGATGCCATCCGCCGCAACTGGCGCAATCAGCTCTTCGGCGTGTACCTCGAGGACAACCTGCGCGCGCGGTCCAACCTGACGATGAACGTCGGCGTCCGGTACGAGATGATGTTCGGCCCGGACGAGCAGGAGGGAAAGATCTCGAACCTGCGCGGCGGGCTGCTCGACCCGGCGCCGACCGTCGGCAAGCCGTACTTCAAGCAGCCGCGCGCGCTCTTCGCGCCGCGCCTGGGCCTGAACTGGGATATGTTCGGCGACGGCACGACCAGCCTGCGCGGCGGCGCCGGCATCTTCTACGACCAGATCAACACCTGGTACTACTTCCTGCAGGGGCCTTCGAACGGGCCGTTCTCGATCGGCATCACGATCCCGAACCCGCCGTTCCCGAACGCGCTCGCGGTCGATCCCGCCAAGTCGCTGCCGGATTTCGGCGCCGTGCAGTACGACGCGAAGGCGCCGACGAAGTACTCGTACGATCTCACGCTGCAGCGGGAGCTTGGCTGGAGCACCGCGATCATGGTGGCGTACGTGGGCTCCCAGAGCCGTTACCTGGGGCGCACCGGCAACCAGAACCTCTTCCAGCCGCAGGTGCTTGGCGACGGGTCGCTCTTCTGGCCGGCCACCGGCGGTCAGCGGCCGAATCCGAACTTCCGCTCGATCTCTATCCTCTCCTTCGACGCGACCTCCTCGTACAACTCGATGCAGGTGACGCTCGATCGCCGGTCCACCAGGGGCCTTGCGATGCGGGCGAACTACACGCTCTCGAGCTGCACCGACGATGCGTCGAACGAGTTCGGCGGCGGCTCGCTGAACGGCGGCGCGTCGCTGCAGTACTCGGGCGACCGATCGTCCAGCCGCGGCCCATGCTCCTTCAACAACCGCCACTCGATGAACATCACGACCACGTGGCAGCTGCCCGGCCGTGACCTGCCCGGCGTCCTCGGGTCCGTGTTCGGCGGATGGGAGTGGAACACCATCACGTCGCTGCGGAGCGGCGTCCCGTTCGAGCTGTCGCTCGGCTACCACAACTCGCGGCAGGGGGAGCTGGGCGCGGGACCGGACCGGCCGAGCTGGGCGCCTGGATGCGACGCCGACAACGCCATCAACGGCCGCCCCGAGCAGTGGTTCAATCCCGAGTGCTTCGTCGCGGCGCCCCCGGGCACGCTCGGCAACGTCGGGTCGCGCGTGCTCACCGGTCCCGGGCTGTTCACGAGCGACTGGTCGTTCTCGAAGTTCTTCGAGATGGGAAGGTCCCGGCGCCTCGAGCTGCGCGCCGAGATCTTCAACGTGTTCAACCGCGCGAACTTTTCGGTCCCGACCGGCCGCACGATCTTCCGTGCGCCGGGACAGCGGGTGGCGTCCGCCGGCGTGATCACCCGCACCATCACGCCGTCGCGGCAGGCGCAGTTCGGCGTGAAGCTCGCGTTCTGA
- a CDS encoding Ku protein: MAARPTWKGFIKISLVNIPVRVFPATDSKATISFNQLHRACGNRIQQKRWCPACDAEVPMSDIVKGYEFEKGRYVTMDEEDIAKARPESTRVINLLQFATAEEIDPVYVERPYYLAPDGPMAAEAFAVVREGMKGKAGIGKLALYGREYLVAVQPKDKGLVMYTLRTADEVRSMDAIDELGSVPAKVKPEEIKLARQVIGTFESKLDLREYKDEYQAELRRIIEAKVAGEDVVATAEEAPPKVVNLMDALRQSLDRVSANKKRTAQAGLEAPTVRTRTVKNGARKRARG, encoded by the coding sequence ATGGCCGCGAGACCAACCTGGAAAGGCTTCATCAAGATCAGCCTCGTCAACATCCCCGTCCGCGTGTTTCCCGCGACGGACTCGAAGGCGACGATCTCCTTCAACCAGCTCCATCGCGCGTGCGGGAACCGGATCCAGCAGAAGCGCTGGTGCCCGGCATGCGATGCCGAGGTGCCGATGTCGGACATCGTGAAGGGCTACGAGTTCGAGAAGGGGCGCTACGTCACGATGGACGAGGAGGACATCGCCAAGGCGCGGCCGGAATCCACGCGCGTCATCAACCTGCTGCAGTTTGCGACCGCCGAAGAGATCGATCCGGTTTATGTCGAGCGGCCGTACTACCTGGCGCCGGATGGCCCGATGGCCGCCGAGGCGTTCGCCGTGGTCCGCGAGGGCATGAAAGGGAAGGCCGGGATCGGCAAGCTCGCCCTCTACGGCCGCGAATACCTCGTCGCGGTGCAGCCGAAGGACAAAGGGCTCGTGATGTATACGCTGCGGACGGCGGATGAAGTGCGCAGCATGGATGCGATCGACGAGCTGGGCTCCGTGCCCGCGAAGGTGAAGCCGGAAGAGATCAAGCTCGCCCGGCAGGTGATCGGCACGTTCGAGTCGAAGCTCGATCTGCGCGAGTACAAGGACGAATACCAGGCGGAGCTGCGGCGGATCATCGAGGCCAAAGTCGCGGGGGAGGACGTGGTGGCCACGGCCGAGGAGGCCCCGCCGAAGGTCGTGAACCTGATGGACGCGCTTCGTCAGAGCCTGGACCGCGTGAGCGCCAATAAGAAGAGGACCGCGCAGGCGGGCCTGGAAGCGCCCACGGTACGAACGCGAACAGTGAAGAACGGCGCAAGAAAGCGGGCGCGGGGCTGA